A stretch of Solenopsis invicta isolate M01_SB chromosome 9, UNIL_Sinv_3.0, whole genome shotgun sequence DNA encodes these proteins:
- the LOC105192788 gene encoding ZZ-type zinc finger-containing protein 3 — MNDDEVNYPNEEENEFYFESDHLALRGNKDYSAFLKTIVILEAQRARAIEDLDKLMSVRAEALKDPISFVAQLQNGDLPELPGPQKIAEIPYVDWSQYNIALPDVRMRPQTRHGHVLPQQIKTEQEDGKILVRGRAFDESKPETFNQLWTVEEQRRLEELLVEYPPEEIEMRRWTKIANALGNRTPKQVSSRVQKYFIKLLRAGLPIPGRGPKLSSKVDIKKSFTHKQRSNHLFKRSTFFPHQDISFNSDESKEQPVAEESEDEASNGGSYDNPELRQINLLRQVKAEKEQDSPVYKHVGYKCTVCGEEPLKGTRWHCAECHNGIDLCGDCAVVQLEAENPLHDPYHRLIPIKPPQCTRSYDLDYFPQNFSNSSYNYLDPNFLPE, encoded by the exons ATGAATGACGACGAGGTGAACTATCCGAACGAGGAAGAGAACGAATTCTATTTCGAATCTGATCATCTTGCACTAAGGGGCAACAAGGATTACAGCGCTTTCCTGAAAACAATAGTTATCCTTGAGGCTCAGCGAGCTCGAGCCATAGAAGATCTAGACAAGCTTATGTCCGTGCGTGCCGAGGCACTGAAAGATCCGATATCATTTGTGGCGCAACTGCAGAACGGTGATCTTCCGGAGCTACCCGGTCCGCAGAAGATCGCGGAGATTCCATATGTCGACTGGTCGCAATATAACATTGCGTTGCCAGATGTACGCATGAGGCCGCAAACTCGACACGGACACGTACTGCCTCAGCAAATAAAAACTGAACAGGAAGATGGGAAG ATTTTAGTCAGAGGTCGTGCTTTCGATGAAAGCAAGCCTGAGACTTTCAATCAACTGTGGACAGTGGAAGAGCAAAGGCGACTCGAGGAACTCTTAGTCGAGTACCCACCAGAAGAAATAGAAATGAGACGTTGGACCAAGATAGCAAATGCATTAG GAAATCGAACACCCAAGCAAGTATCTAGTAGAgttcaaaagtattttataaaacttctaaGGGCAGGTTTGCCTATACCAGGAAGAGGACCTAAGCTTTCATCAAAAGTGGATATCAAGAAAAGTTTCACTCATAAACAGCGTAGTAATCACTTATTTAAACGTTCAACCTTCTTCCCACATCAAGACATTTCATTTAATTCAGATGAAAGTAAGGAACAGCCTGTAGCAGAAGAATCT gaGGATGAGGCATCAAACGGAGGAAGCTATGATAATCCTGAATTAAGGCAAATCAATTTATTGCGTCAAGTAAAAGCTGAAAAGGAACAGGATTCTCCTGTATACAAACATGTTGGTTACAAA TGTACAGTGTGTGGTGAGGAACCTTTAAAGGGTACCAGATGGCATTGTGCAGAATGTCATAATGGAATTGATCTATGTGGTGATTGTGCAGTGGTACAATTGGAAGCAGAAAATCCCTTACATGATCCATACCATAGATTAATTCCTATAAAACCTCCACAATGTACTAGAAGTTATGATTTAGATTATTTTCCACAAAATTTTAGCAATTCTTCCTACAATTATCTCGATCCAAATTTCCTGCCTGAATAA
- the LOC105192787 gene encoding queuine tRNA-ribosyltransferase accessory subunit 2: MKFFTDSVARCAARIGTLSGFERLPNISFETPLLLIYTKSGSIPHLTKDVFKTVTKEEQLLSVSLSSTILMSDVIKELDTSFVDFVSMKEYINFLSIHDPAHTTNSGFQQLNSISVWSRTGRVVVTANKYMEFVQAYKPDLYVALCDGDTNINSSAKRISKAVLRSKTLLEQCLDIHLRSDTLKSKGILGPVEGGYNLQARKESIDYLKDKPLAGFVIDGLHNNGPSVQNISSEQIKQVVQHTINLLPTDKIRVSMGCWNAVTVLDLIELGVDVFDSSYPYVITEQSQALTFMCDHDVCENNQYAISIAEKRYADDFSPICKQCKCLACQNHTRAYIHHLHHTKEMLASVLLMIHNIHHYLQFFSVIRTNIKNGTFNQFQTKIRLKYASTN; the protein is encoded by the exons atGAAATTTTTCACTGACTCTGTAGCACGTTGTGCTGCACGGATTGGTACATTAAGTGGATTTGAAAGATTACCAAATATTTCTTTCGAAACACCTTTACTTCTTATTTATACAAAG AGTGGCAGCATACCACATTTAACAAAGGATGTCTTTAAAACTGTAACAAAGGAGGAACAATTACTATCTGTCTCACTTTCATCAACAATATTAATGTCAGATGTTATTAAAGAACTGGACACTTCTTTTGTGGATTTTGTTAGTATGAAG gaatatataaattttttatcaatacatGATCCTGCACATACCACCAACTCTGGCTTTCAGcaattaaattctatttctgTCTGGTCCAGAACAGGAAGAGTTGTTGTTACAGCAAATAAATATATGGAATTTGTGCAAGCTTATAAACCAGATCTATATGTTGCTTTATGCGATGgagatacaaatattaatagCAGCGCAAAACGAATATCAAAGGCAGTGCTTCGAAGTAAAACTTTATTAGAACAATGTTTAGATATTCATCTGCGCTCGGATACTCTGAAATCGAAAGGAATACTAGGACCCGTGGAGGGTGGTTATAACTTGCAAGCTAGAAAGGAATCTATAGATTATCTGAAAGATAAGCCTTTGGCAGGATTTGTAATAGATGGATTACATAATAATGGACCAAGTGTACAGAATATTTCATCAGAGCAAATTAAACAAGTAGTACAACATACTATT AATTTGCTACCTACTGATAAAATTAGAGTATCAATGGGCTGTTGGAATGCTGTTACTGTACTAGATCTCATTGAATTAGGAGTAGATGTATTTGACTCGTCCTATCCTTATGTAATTACCGAACAATCACAGGCTTTGACTTTTATGTGTGATCATGACGTTTGTGAAAATAATCAATATGCAATATCAATAGCGGAAAAGag ATATGCAGACGATTTTTCCCCTATTTGTAAACAATGCAAATGTCTTGCGTGTCAAAATCATACAAGAGCATACATCCATCATTTGCATCATACCAAGGAAATGCTTGCTTCAGTACTTTTAATgat ACACAACATTCATCATTACCTTCAATTCTTCAGTGTCATTCGcactaatataaaaaatgggACATTTAATCAATTTCAGACGAAAATTCGTTTAAAATATGCATCTACCAACTGA